A stretch of the Halictus rubicundus isolate RS-2024b chromosome 16, iyHalRubi1_principal, whole genome shotgun sequence genome encodes the following:
- the Gen gene encoding XPG-like endonuclease isoform X1 — MGVKDLWNILSPLCERKPLFELQGKTIAIDLSGWVVDSQTVTDNAAQPKMYLRNLYFRTANLLLQGISPVFVLEGKAPTLKHNTIAKRNDVRSGFRERKTTRKGGRSQFNRILKECKEMLTHMGLACVQGDGEAEAMCAYLNQDGLVDGCISQDSDCFLYGAKVVYRNFCTSAQGNKGGSGGAVDEYSLEKIERLLDLGRNKMIALALLCGCDYNDGLNGVGKEAALKLFKIVQDEDILERMKRWRTDDGFDRREAELQNANLCTSCGHSGKVQKHARSGCTDCGTIVKCHDSYKEQRALILNEITIRKKALLVKDFPDQGLLDEFLIRKDPVPPKVDLQWKQPDIAKMIDFMEKHLSWVPQYAFEKVFPLVTRWQLLHLPNVPLDDRLSIPDLFLPEAIKKIRNIRCVASYEIIWQNDHSVVERLRECMSYEEEDNDNVDALAELTTIEPQAMVSKCYPELVETFENARSMKAKKRPSKKRAENANAADTEKNTKGRKGKKKAVKDSEDIEKNRKIEEFLSKDPVASLEQSFDRMSITPKRCKKGDRPQRVQNDNDNNTTKRGPQFDKVLRLEKVNSKLNSTLDRMFNELSPDDFASDNDDHDLNMTEIIDNICSRKKVFEFGGMSTSEINFDMDSIIDSEKLDREINTETESKECRENIASCDQSVDEFANISESYVPLSQRLLTHDYKDAKVSINTSKKFSLGFDDLMNDTDPENK; from the exons ATGGGTGTCAAAGATCTTTGGAATATTCTGTCACCTTTATGCGAAAGGAAGCCGTTGTTTGAACTCCAAGGGAAGACAATAGCCATCGATCTGAGTGGTTGGGTTGTGGACAGCCAGACGGTCACTGATAATGCGGCTCAGCCAAAAATGTATCTCAG GAACTTGTATTTCCGAACAGCAAACCTGCTTCTGCAAGGAATATCGCCGGTTTTTGTGTTAGAGGGAAAAGCGCCTACTTTGAAGCACAACACTATTGCGAAAAGGAACGATGTTCGTAGTGGATTCAGAGAGAGGAAAACCACGAGAAAGGGAGGAAGATCACAATTCAATCGAATTTTGAAAGAGTGCAAAGAAATGCTTACACACATGGGATTGGCTTGTGTGCAAGGAGACGGAGAAGCCGAAGCAATGTGTGCTTACCTGAACCAGGACGGG CTTGTCGATGGGTGCATAAGTCAAGACAGTGATTGTTTTTTGTATGGAGCGAAAGTCGTGTACAGGAATTTCTGTACAAGTGCTCAAGGGAACAAAGGCGGTAGCGGAGGTGCCGTGGATGAGTACAGCCTAGAAAAGATAGAACGATTGCTAGATTTGGGGAGAAATAAAATGATAGCATTGGCTTTATTGTGCGGATGCGATTATAACGATGGATTAAACGGCGTCGGCAAAGAAGCTGCTCTGAAACTGTTTAAAATTGTACAGGACGAGGATATTCTTGAAAG AATGAAAAGATGGAGAACGGACGATGGCTTCGATCGAAGAGAAGCGGAACTACAAAATGCAAATCTGTGCACCTCCTGCGGTCATAGCGGTAAAGTACAGAAGCATGCTAGATCAGGTTGTACAGATTGCGGTACTATCGTAAAGTGTCACGATTCTTATAA AGAACAGAGAGCATTAATATTAAATGAAATCACTATACGAAAGAAAGCTCTTCTCGTAAAGGATTTTCCTGATCAAGGGCTGTTAGACGAATTCTTGATTAGGAAAGACCCGGTGCCCCCAAAGGTGGATCTCCAGTGGAAACAACCTGATATCGCTAAAATGATC GATTTTATGGAAAAACATTTAAGCTGGGTGCCACAGTACGCATTCGAAAAGGTATTTCCTTTGGTAACGCGCTGGCAATTGCTGCATTTACCGAACGTTCCCCTCGACGATCGACTGTCGATCCCTGATTTATTCTTGCCCGAAGCGATcaaaaaaattcgaaacataAGATGTGTCGCGAGCTACGAAATCATTTGGCAGAACGATCATAGCGTTGTGGAGAGGTTGCGAGAATGCATGTCGTACGAGGAAGAGGACAATGATAATGTCGACGCTTTGGCCGAGTTGACCACCATCGAACCGCAAGCGATGGTGTCGAAATGTTATCCGGAATTGGTTGAAACGTTTGAGAATGCGAGAAGCATGAAAGCGAAAAAGCGACCTTCTAAAAAGAGGGCAGAAAACGCGAATGCCGCGGATACGGAGAAAAATACAAAGGGAAGGAAAGGTAAAAAGAAAGCCGTCAAGGATTCCGAGGACATCGAGAAGAACAGAAAGATCGAGGAATTTCTTTCGAAAGATCCTGTTGCGTCGTTGGAGCAGTCTTTCGATCGAATGAGCATTACGCCGAAAAGATGTAAAAAGGGGGATAGGCCGCAGAGAGTGCAAAATGATAATGACAATAATACAACGAAACGCGGTCCTCAGTTTGATAAGGTTCTAAGATTAGAGAAagtaaattcgaaattaaatagcACGTTGGATCGAATGTTTAATGAACTTTCGCCGGATGATTTCGCCAGCGACAACGACGATCATGACTTGAATATGACGGAAATCATTGACAACATATGCAGCAGAAAAAAGGTGTTTGAGTTTGGCGGTATGTCCACGAGTGAAATTAATTTCGATATGGACAGTATTATCGACAGTGAAAAATTGGATCGAGAAATTAACACAGAAACAGAGTCTAAAGAGTGTCGCGAAAATATTGCAAGTTGCGACCAATCTGTCGACGAATTCGCGAATATAAGCGAATCTTACGTGCCGCTTAGTCAAAGACTGTTAACGCATGATTATAAGGACGCTAAAGTCTCGATAAACACGAGCAAAAAATTTAGTTTGGGATTTGATGATCTCATGAACGACACGGAtccagaaaataaataa
- the Hlh54f gene encoding basic helix-loop-helix domain-containing transcription factor HLH54F, which translates to MPRKRRASTPTFDAEEDEFVSEEKYSKDDLESRAPRNAANARERARMRVLSKAFCRLKTTLPWVPADTKLSKLDTLRLAATYIAHLRAVLRDDGDAHSETTRSLSLALSWPFALQGSNASMLMNNSCNVSSSTTPSPNQYRGQQGAHEIQNFHHPGYQSMSTRHNHEPQLSYF; encoded by the exons ATGCCACGAAAGCGACGCGCCTCGACACCGACGTTCGACGCCGAAGAGGATGAGTTTGTGTCCGAGGAAAAGTATAGCAAGGACGATTTGGAGAGCCGTGCACCGAGGAACGCGGCGAATGCGAGGGAACGAGCTCGGATGAGAGTCCTCAGCAAAGCCTTCTGCAGGCTGAAGACCACATTGCCATGGGTCCCAGCTGACACCAAGCTCAGCAAACTGGACACCCTGAGACTCGCAGCGACTTACATCGCTCATCTTCGAGCGGTTCTCAGAGACGACGGGGATGCACACTCGGAGACCACCAGGTCTTTGTCACTGGCTTTG TCGTGGCCGTTCGCTCTTCAGGGCAGCAACGCCTCGATGTTGATGAACAACAGTTGCAACGTGTCATCCTCGACAACGCCGAGTCCTAATCAGTACCGTGGTCAGCAAGGAGCACACGAAATCCAGAATTTCCATCACCCTGGATATCAGAGCATGTCAACGCGTCACAATCACGAGCCGCAGCTCTCCTATTTCTAA
- the LOC143362314 gene encoding uncharacterized protein LOC143362314: protein MRGLFGIVIAVAVIQIAAAAVKCPPRNEADVTLIGNPAKCTTYYLCNGGHPFLMHCPDGLYFNPDLRVCDWTVREEKNGCKLVEVPGSSSTVASTESSTASTASPALPSTPEWSISYE, encoded by the exons ATGCGTG GCTTGTTTGGCATTGTAATTGCCGTGGCTGTCATTCAGATCGCCGCCGCAGCCGTGAAGTGTCCGCCAAGGAATGAAGCTGACGTTACCTTAATCGGGAACCCGGCGAAATGCACAACCTACTATTTATGCAACGGAGGCCATCCCTTCTTGATGCACTGTCCCGATGGACTCTACTTCAACCCCGACTTGAGAGTATGCGATTGGACGGTACGCGAGGAAAAGAACGGTTGCAAACTTGTAGAGGTTCCTGGTTCTAGTAGTACAGTTGCTAGTACTGAATCTAGTACTGCTAGTACTGCATCTCCAGCTCTTCCTTCCACTCCGGAATGGAGTATATCATACGAGTAG
- the Gen gene encoding XPG-like endonuclease isoform X2 — protein sequence MRLSQKCISANLLLQGISPVFVLEGKAPTLKHNTIAKRNDVRSGFRERKTTRKGGRSQFNRILKECKEMLTHMGLACVQGDGEAEAMCAYLNQDGLVDGCISQDSDCFLYGAKVVYRNFCTSAQGNKGGSGGAVDEYSLEKIERLLDLGRNKMIALALLCGCDYNDGLNGVGKEAALKLFKIVQDEDILERMKRWRTDDGFDRREAELQNANLCTSCGHSGKVQKHARSGCTDCGTIVKCHDSYKEQRALILNEITIRKKALLVKDFPDQGLLDEFLIRKDPVPPKVDLQWKQPDIAKMIDFMEKHLSWVPQYAFEKVFPLVTRWQLLHLPNVPLDDRLSIPDLFLPEAIKKIRNIRCVASYEIIWQNDHSVVERLRECMSYEEEDNDNVDALAELTTIEPQAMVSKCYPELVETFENARSMKAKKRPSKKRAENANAADTEKNTKGRKGKKKAVKDSEDIEKNRKIEEFLSKDPVASLEQSFDRMSITPKRCKKGDRPQRVQNDNDNNTTKRGPQFDKVLRLEKVNSKLNSTLDRMFNELSPDDFASDNDDHDLNMTEIIDNICSRKKVFEFGGMSTSEINFDMDSIIDSEKLDREINTETESKECRENIASCDQSVDEFANISESYVPLSQRLLTHDYKDAKVSINTSKKFSLGFDDLMNDTDPENK from the exons ATGCGGCTCAGCCAAAAATGTATCTCAG CAAACCTGCTTCTGCAAGGAATATCGCCGGTTTTTGTGTTAGAGGGAAAAGCGCCTACTTTGAAGCACAACACTATTGCGAAAAGGAACGATGTTCGTAGTGGATTCAGAGAGAGGAAAACCACGAGAAAGGGAGGAAGATCACAATTCAATCGAATTTTGAAAGAGTGCAAAGAAATGCTTACACACATGGGATTGGCTTGTGTGCAAGGAGACGGAGAAGCCGAAGCAATGTGTGCTTACCTGAACCAGGACGGG CTTGTCGATGGGTGCATAAGTCAAGACAGTGATTGTTTTTTGTATGGAGCGAAAGTCGTGTACAGGAATTTCTGTACAAGTGCTCAAGGGAACAAAGGCGGTAGCGGAGGTGCCGTGGATGAGTACAGCCTAGAAAAGATAGAACGATTGCTAGATTTGGGGAGAAATAAAATGATAGCATTGGCTTTATTGTGCGGATGCGATTATAACGATGGATTAAACGGCGTCGGCAAAGAAGCTGCTCTGAAACTGTTTAAAATTGTACAGGACGAGGATATTCTTGAAAG AATGAAAAGATGGAGAACGGACGATGGCTTCGATCGAAGAGAAGCGGAACTACAAAATGCAAATCTGTGCACCTCCTGCGGTCATAGCGGTAAAGTACAGAAGCATGCTAGATCAGGTTGTACAGATTGCGGTACTATCGTAAAGTGTCACGATTCTTATAA AGAACAGAGAGCATTAATATTAAATGAAATCACTATACGAAAGAAAGCTCTTCTCGTAAAGGATTTTCCTGATCAAGGGCTGTTAGACGAATTCTTGATTAGGAAAGACCCGGTGCCCCCAAAGGTGGATCTCCAGTGGAAACAACCTGATATCGCTAAAATGATC GATTTTATGGAAAAACATTTAAGCTGGGTGCCACAGTACGCATTCGAAAAGGTATTTCCTTTGGTAACGCGCTGGCAATTGCTGCATTTACCGAACGTTCCCCTCGACGATCGACTGTCGATCCCTGATTTATTCTTGCCCGAAGCGATcaaaaaaattcgaaacataAGATGTGTCGCGAGCTACGAAATCATTTGGCAGAACGATCATAGCGTTGTGGAGAGGTTGCGAGAATGCATGTCGTACGAGGAAGAGGACAATGATAATGTCGACGCTTTGGCCGAGTTGACCACCATCGAACCGCAAGCGATGGTGTCGAAATGTTATCCGGAATTGGTTGAAACGTTTGAGAATGCGAGAAGCATGAAAGCGAAAAAGCGACCTTCTAAAAAGAGGGCAGAAAACGCGAATGCCGCGGATACGGAGAAAAATACAAAGGGAAGGAAAGGTAAAAAGAAAGCCGTCAAGGATTCCGAGGACATCGAGAAGAACAGAAAGATCGAGGAATTTCTTTCGAAAGATCCTGTTGCGTCGTTGGAGCAGTCTTTCGATCGAATGAGCATTACGCCGAAAAGATGTAAAAAGGGGGATAGGCCGCAGAGAGTGCAAAATGATAATGACAATAATACAACGAAACGCGGTCCTCAGTTTGATAAGGTTCTAAGATTAGAGAAagtaaattcgaaattaaatagcACGTTGGATCGAATGTTTAATGAACTTTCGCCGGATGATTTCGCCAGCGACAACGACGATCATGACTTGAATATGACGGAAATCATTGACAACATATGCAGCAGAAAAAAGGTGTTTGAGTTTGGCGGTATGTCCACGAGTGAAATTAATTTCGATATGGACAGTATTATCGACAGTGAAAAATTGGATCGAGAAATTAACACAGAAACAGAGTCTAAAGAGTGTCGCGAAAATATTGCAAGTTGCGACCAATCTGTCGACGAATTCGCGAATATAAGCGAATCTTACGTGCCGCTTAGTCAAAGACTGTTAACGCATGATTATAAGGACGCTAAAGTCTCGATAAACACGAGCAAAAAATTTAGTTTGGGATTTGATGATCTCATGAACGACACGGAtccagaaaataaataa